In the Paenibacillus sp. FSL R7-0337 genome, TCGATGAAGCTGATCAGCTCCTGCTTGATCTCCTTGTGCACGGCCCACAGGTCGCCGCCCTCTTCAAAAGCGCGGGTCATCCGTTCATCTACCCAGGTAGGAGTGTGAATCGCATTGGTAATGCCGATGATGGCAGACCGGCCGGCGACTTCCTTCCACATGGTGTTCGCGGTCTCGGCATGAAGCTGGGCAACCGCATTCGAGATCCGCGCCAGCCGCAGGCCGGCAACGGTCATGTTGAAGGGTTCTCCGCCAATCCGCTCCATTTGCGCCCGGGTTAAGCCATTAAAGGCCCCCATGTATTCCAGCCGGTCCAGCGGATGGGTCTCGTTACCTTCCTTAATCGGTGTATGTGTAGTGAACACAACCTCTTCCCGTGTAGCCTTCCAGGCTTCTTCAAAGGTACTGCCGCCGGACATCTTCTCCCGGATCAGCTCGATTGCAGCAAGCGCCGCATGTCCTTCGTTGAAGTGATAGACATCGATGGGAATGCCCAGGGCGCGCATGGCTTTGACGCCGCCGATGCCCAGAACGATCTCCTGGGCAATCCGCTCCTCCCCGAACCAGCCGTAGAGCTGGCCGGTAATCCAGGCATCGCTGTTCTCCGGGATATCGGTGTCGAGCAAATAGAGCGGACGGTTGCCGAAATGGTCGGTTTTCCACACTTTGCAGACTACATCGGTCTTTCTGACTTTTACCGTGACCTTGACGCCTGTATCTTCCAGGAAGTCGTACACATAGTTGTGGTAAGAGTCGTAAGGGTTACCGTCTGCATCAATCTTCTGGTCCGTGTAGCCCTGCTTCCATTTGAGTCCGATAGGGATGATGGGTGCCCCGATATCCTGCGCGCCCTTGATGTAATCTCCGGCCAGAATGCCTAAGCCTCCGGCGTACATTTTGAAATCGGAATGCAGTCCGTACTCCATGCTGAAATAAGCTACTGACGGTAAGTGGTTGTCGCTCACTTGATAAGCCTCCTAAATGCGATTTAGATGGTACTGCGAATAAGAATTACTGCAGGCTGTATCTAAGATGCAAACGTTTGCTCAATAAGGCAGGACGGGCTCTGGAAGCGATTGCACCATCATTCTAGCATATTTATCCTTAAAAAGCACAGCGAAGTTTCGGTGACAACTGGCTGCCTGTGGAGCCGATAAATAAAATTTGATTAACCTGCCGGAAGGCCATAAGATAAGGGGAGAATAAATGTACAAGGTTCATCTAAATCATAAGCTAAACCATAAATCAAACAATAAACCAAGTGGTGGTGTAAAGGATTGAGTATAGTCGTAATTGGAAGTCTGAATATGGATATGGTCGTGCGGGCAGAGCGTGCGCCGGAGGCCGGGGAGACCCTGTTCGGTCAGGGATTTGTTCTGTCTCCTGGCGGAAAAGG is a window encoding:
- the glgP gene encoding alpha-glucan family phosphorylase: MSDNHLPSVAYFSMEYGLHSDFKMYAGGLGILAGDYIKGAQDIGAPIIPIGLKWKQGYTDQKIDADGNPYDSYHNYVYDFLEDTGVKVTVKVRKTDVVCKVWKTDHFGNRPLYLLDTDIPENSDAWITGQLYGWFGEERIAQEIVLGIGGVKAMRALGIPIDVYHFNEGHAALAAIELIREKMSGGSTFEEAWKATREEVVFTTHTPIKEGNETHPLDRLEYMGAFNGLTRAQMERIGGEPFNMTVAGLRLARISNAVAQLHAETANTMWKEVAGRSAIIGITNAIHTPTWVDERMTRAFEEGGDLWAVHKEIKQELISFIEERSGIALNADQLLIGFSRRAAPYKRSDLIFSQPDIIEPYLESGKIQIVFSGKAHPLDDNGKRIVSNLVAMMRKYPKSVVFLENYDMTIGAQLTRGSDIWLNNPRRPLEASGTSGMKAAMNGVLNCSILDGWWPEACIDGENGWQIGDGFETTDFAVLDQHDSDALYETLLNRVLPVFYEDQAKWVQMMHRSIETIRIEFATKRMLDEYYNRMYITS